A section of the Halococcus hamelinensis 100A6 genome encodes:
- a CDS encoding energy-coupling factor ABC transporter permease, with protein sequence MAHIHLGEGSFPLWALVLWSVLGIGLLGVATYRVRKNGIKTSQVALAGIGAAASFAVFQLNLPVWGGIHMNLTGLVGILAGPLLGAVIALVVNVFSAALGHGAVGLLGANVLVNATEAIIAYYAFRTLMRTDWDVFPASASAATLGLSAGAVLMGVIIVVSGVNGSALPRSDLAIAVAGMVGLNLGVAVVEGLLTGFIVQFLASIRPDLVPGVTRTERETADGVSA encoded by the coding sequence ATGGCACACATCCACCTCGGCGAGGGGTCGTTCCCGCTGTGGGCGCTCGTCCTCTGGAGCGTTCTTGGCATCGGACTCCTCGGGGTCGCCACGTACCGTGTTCGAAAGAACGGGATCAAAACCAGCCAGGTCGCGCTCGCGGGCATCGGTGCCGCGGCGAGCTTCGCGGTCTTCCAGCTCAACCTCCCGGTCTGGGGCGGGATCCACATGAACCTCACCGGGCTCGTCGGCATCCTCGCCGGGCCGCTGCTCGGGGCGGTCATCGCGCTCGTGGTCAACGTCTTCTCCGCGGCGCTCGGCCACGGCGCGGTCGGGCTGCTCGGCGCGAACGTGCTCGTCAACGCGACCGAGGCCATCATCGCCTACTACGCCTTCCGAACGTTGATGAGGACGGACTGGGACGTCTTCCCGGCGAGCGCGAGCGCCGCCACGCTCGGGCTCTCCGCGGGCGCGGTCCTGATGGGGGTCATCATCGTGGTCTCCGGGGTCAACGGCAGCGCCCTCCCCCGTTCGGACCTCGCCATCGCCGTCGCCGGCATGGTCGGGCTCAACCTCGGCGTGGCCGTCGTCGAGGGGCTGCTGACCGGCTTCATCGTCCAGTTCCTCGCCTCGATCCGGCCCGACCTCGTTCCCGGTGTGACCCGCACGGAACGCGAGACGGCCGACGGGGTGAGCGCCTGA
- a CDS encoding DoxX family protein, with the protein MATDTDGARIGFERPLCIVMGFVYVVAGVLHFLVPKAFARIVPPSLPRPVALVYLSGLAEVVFGVGVTIRRTRSLSAWGIVALLVAVFPANVHMATSGMVPESVPDRARGLAEAGLWARLPLQGVLVLWAWRYTRSGRSTTE; encoded by the coding sequence ATGGCTACCGACACCGACGGTGCGAGGATCGGGTTCGAACGTCCGCTGTGCATCGTGATGGGGTTCGTCTACGTGGTCGCGGGCGTGCTCCACTTCCTCGTCCCGAAGGCGTTCGCCCGGATCGTTCCACCGTCCCTCCCCCGTCCGGTGGCGCTCGTCTACCTCTCCGGGCTCGCCGAGGTCGTTTTCGGGGTCGGGGTCACGATCCGGCGAACGCGCTCGCTCTCGGCCTGGGGGATCGTGGCGCTGCTGGTCGCGGTGTTCCCGGCGAACGTCCACATGGCGACCAGCGGGATGGTCCCCGAGTCGGTCCCCGACCGTGCTCGCGGGCTCGCCGAAGCGGGGCTCTGGGCACGGCTCCCGCTCCAGGGCGTGCTGGTCCTCTGGGCTTGGCGGTACACGCGCTCGGGGCGGTCCACGACCGAGTGA
- a CDS encoding amidase, translating to MSDIPFATATSLARRVRAGDLSPVDVVEAYLDRTAARNDVTNAYVTLIEDDARERAHEVGAAVERGEDPGPLAGVPVALKDLFGYKAGVPATMGSAAVGEFVPEESAVVTERLEAAGAVVIGTTNAPEFGHKLVTENPLHGRTGTPFDPERVSGGSSGGSAAAVADGLAAFAQGSDMGGSIRVPATFCGVYGIKPSFGRVPTATRPDGFALSTPFTSIGPLARTVEDAALALDVLSGPHPRDPYSLPESTGSYRDALDRDTQDLSVAYSPDLGIFDVAERVADVTDDALSDLAGVVDGVDRTDPPYDGTLSNLRYAFTGISTVVFASMVDGFEAEGLIGDGDRERLSSSVRTMVRIGEDSDAVSYKRADRPRTDFYDAVETIFDEYDLLVTPTTAVPPFEHGQDGPQEIDGRSVANPVVDWCLTWPFNLTGHPVASVPAGFVDGLPVGLQVVGRRHADETVLAASAALERVRPWQDTYPGRSS from the coding sequence ATGTCGGATATTCCGTTCGCCACCGCGACGTCGCTCGCACGGCGGGTCCGCGCGGGCGACCTGTCGCCGGTCGACGTCGTCGAGGCGTACCTCGACCGGACCGCCGCCCGCAACGACGTCACGAACGCCTACGTCACGCTCATCGAGGACGATGCCCGCGAGCGTGCCCACGAGGTCGGAGCGGCGGTCGAGCGCGGCGAGGACCCGGGCCCGCTCGCCGGGGTGCCGGTCGCGCTCAAGGACCTCTTCGGCTACAAGGCGGGCGTCCCGGCGACGATGGGGTCGGCGGCGGTCGGGGAGTTCGTCCCCGAGGAGAGCGCCGTCGTCACCGAACGCCTCGAAGCCGCTGGCGCGGTCGTCATCGGCACGACGAACGCCCCGGAGTTCGGCCACAAACTCGTCACGGAGAACCCGCTCCACGGCCGGACGGGAACCCCCTTCGACCCCGAGCGGGTTTCCGGCGGGTCGTCGGGCGGCAGCGCGGCCGCCGTGGCCGACGGCCTCGCGGCGTTCGCCCAGGGTTCGGACATGGGGGGCTCGATACGCGTTCCCGCCACCTTCTGTGGCGTCTACGGGATCAAGCCCTCCTTCGGCCGGGTGCCGACCGCCACCCGGCCCGACGGGTTCGCTCTGTCGACCCCCTTCACGAGCATCGGCCCGCTCGCGCGCACCGTCGAGGACGCCGCGCTCGCGCTCGACGTCCTCTCGGGGCCACACCCCCGCGACCCGTACAGTCTCCCCGAGTCGACGGGCTCCTACCGTGACGCGCTCGACCGCGACACGCAGGATCTCAGCGTGGCGTACAGCCCCGACCTCGGGATCTTCGACGTCGCCGAGCGCGTCGCCGACGTCACCGACGACGCGCTCTCCGACCTCGCGGGGGTCGTGGACGGGGTCGACCGAACCGATCCGCCCTACGACGGGACGCTCTCGAACCTCCGATACGCGTTCACGGGGATCTCGACCGTCGTGTTCGCGTCGATGGTCGACGGTTTCGAGGCCGAGGGCCTCATCGGCGACGGCGACCGCGAGCGGCTCTCGTCCTCGGTGCGGACGATGGTCCGGATCGGCGAGGACTCCGACGCGGTCTCGTACAAGCGCGCCGACCGCCCACGAACCGACTTCTACGACGCCGTCGAGACGATTTTCGACGAGTACGACCTATTGGTGACCCCGACGACGGCGGTGCCCCCGTTCGAACACGGGCAGGACGGTCCCCAAGAGATCGACGGCCGGTCGGTCGCGAACCCGGTCGTGGACTGGTGTCTCACCTGGCCGTTCAACCTCACCGGGCACCCGGTCGCGTCGGTACCGGCGGGGTTCGTCGACGGGCTGCCGGTCGGGCTGCAAGTCGTCGGTCGGCGACACGCCGACGAGACGGTGCTCGCGGCGAGCGCCGCGCTCGAACGTGTCCGGCCCTGGCAGGACACCTATCCCGGACGGAGCTCGTAG
- a CDS encoding ATP-dependent DNA ligase produces the protein MEYSQLVECYDRLDATPSTLEKTAILAELFADAGDLLPELTGLARGRVFASWEPDDLGVSSSLTVRALSDATGVDADRIGDWRRETGDLGDAAAKAVENRVQTTLFSGSLSVRRVYDTLRGLATYEGPGSQTRATDDIADLLGDASSDEARYVVRTIVGTMRLGVGEGTIRDALARAFLDDADDAVRAVERAYEVTNDFRVVGETARDRGREGLDELEAELFRPVKAMLARKAEGLEDALESIERPLLEYKYDGMRVKIHVDGDEIRVFTRRLEDVTEQFPDVVEAVRDEVTAETAVVEAEVVGYDPETGRPIPFQEFSKRIKRKTDIDELAAAHPVTVHAFDLLYHDDDPLVEAALSDRLSRLEAVIDPGSETVVRAEHVRTDALETAEEFYGDALDAGQEGLMVKNLDAGYQPGSRVGYMLKVKPTMEPLDLVVVQAKWSAGRKSEWLGRLRLACWDADCEELREVGRMFSGLTDAELREITEKLEPLIESVEGRTAKLRPEVVVEVEYEAIQESTKYDSGYALRFPRFGGFRDDLGPEDADRFERVKRLYEDQ, from the coding sequence GTGGAATATTCGCAGCTCGTCGAGTGTTACGACCGTCTCGACGCCACCCCGTCGACGCTCGAGAAGACGGCCATCCTCGCCGAGCTGTTCGCCGACGCCGGCGACCTCCTGCCGGAGCTCACCGGGCTCGCCCGCGGGCGGGTCTTCGCCTCGTGGGAGCCCGACGACCTCGGCGTCTCGTCGTCGCTGACGGTTCGCGCCCTGAGCGACGCCACGGGCGTCGACGCCGACCGGATCGGTGACTGGCGACGCGAGACGGGCGATCTCGGCGACGCCGCGGCGAAAGCGGTCGAGAACCGCGTCCAGACGACGCTGTTCTCGGGAAGCCTCTCGGTTCGGCGGGTCTACGACACGCTTCGCGGCCTCGCCACGTACGAGGGACCGGGCAGCCAGACCCGGGCGACCGACGATATCGCCGATCTGCTCGGGGACGCGAGCTCCGACGAGGCCCGGTACGTCGTCCGGACCATCGTGGGGACGATGCGACTGGGCGTCGGGGAGGGCACCATCCGCGACGCGCTCGCGAGGGCGTTCCTCGACGACGCCGACGACGCGGTCCGGGCGGTCGAACGCGCCTACGAGGTCACGAATGACTTTCGAGTGGTCGGCGAGACGGCCCGTGACCGGGGTCGTGAGGGACTCGACGAGCTCGAAGCCGAGCTCTTCCGACCGGTGAAGGCCATGCTGGCGCGGAAAGCGGAAGGTCTCGAGGACGCGCTGGAGTCGATCGAACGACCGCTGCTCGAATACAAGTACGACGGGATGCGGGTGAAGATCCACGTCGACGGCGACGAGATCCGGGTGTTCACCCGCCGGCTCGAAGACGTCACCGAACAGTTCCCGGACGTCGTCGAGGCGGTTCGGGACGAGGTGACCGCGGAAACGGCGGTCGTCGAAGCCGAGGTGGTGGGCTACGACCCCGAGACCGGCCGGCCGATACCGTTTCAGGAGTTCTCGAAGCGCATCAAGCGCAAGACCGACATCGACGAACTCGCGGCCGCGCACCCGGTCACGGTCCACGCCTTCGACCTGCTCTATCACGACGACGACCCGCTCGTCGAAGCGGCGCTCTCGGACCGACTCTCACGCCTCGAAGCGGTCATCGACCCCGGAAGCGAGACGGTCGTGCGCGCCGAACACGTTCGCACCGACGCGCTCGAAACGGCAGAGGAGTTCTACGGGGACGCGCTCGACGCCGGCCAGGAGGGCCTGATGGTGAAGAACCTCGATGCGGGCTACCAGCCGGGCTCGCGGGTCGGCTACATGCTGAAGGTCAAACCCACGATGGAGCCGCTCGACCTCGTCGTGGTCCAGGCCAAGTGGAGCGCGGGCCGCAAGAGCGAGTGGCTGGGACGACTACGACTGGCCTGCTGGGACGCCGACTGCGAGGAACTCCGCGAGGTCGGGCGGATGTTCTCCGGGCTCACGGACGCCGAGCTCCGCGAGATAACCGAGAAGCTCGAACCCCTCATCGAGTCCGTGGAGGGTCGGACGGCGAAACTCCGCCCGGAGGTGGTCGTCGAGGTCGAGTACGAGGCGATACAGGAGTCCACGAAATACGATTCGGGCTACGCACTCCGCTTCCCCCGGTTCGGCGGCTTTCGCGACGACCTCGGCCCCGAGGACGCCGACCGGTTCGAACGGGTGAAACGGCTCTACGAGGACCAATGA
- a CDS encoding ferritin-like domain-containing protein yields the protein MTDDTTNSEEGVLELVGRVEGQVRSRREMMGDALKVGAGVTALSALGAGTVAANDDSSSGSGSDDDPSDVDILNYALALEHLEYAFYDEFLADHSEREVESSAVANYFARPTLQYSVYQQIEDVRDHEKAHVDALTETIEQLGGTPVEPADYEFPYDSMEEFVAVADRLETVGVSAYAGAAPMIDSEEVLKAALSIHSVEANHSTYFQLLHLQRPAPNAFNPARTMDQVLPIAKQFIVGAEGGSGDDSEGDDADVIRQTTVQLSGDKEVPPVDTDASGEAGLTLVRRQDGSYAVRYDLSVMNIEDVTAAHFHLGGSEENGPVVAFLYGPNEDGTSEDGQIASGTITESDLVGPLEGKTVADLQSMADEGLYVNVHTKANPDGELRGQVPLE from the coding sequence ATGACAGACGATACCACCAACTCCGAGGAGGGGGTCCTCGAACTCGTCGGGCGAGTCGAAGGTCAGGTTCGCTCACGACGGGAAATGATGGGCGACGCGCTCAAAGTCGGGGCCGGTGTGACCGCGCTCTCGGCGCTCGGTGCCGGGACCGTCGCCGCAAACGACGACTCGAGTTCGGGTTCGGGTTCGGACGACGACCCCAGCGACGTCGACATCCTGAACTACGCGCTCGCGCTCGAACACCTCGAATACGCCTTCTACGACGAGTTCCTCGCCGACCACTCCGAGCGGGAGGTCGAGAGCTCGGCGGTCGCGAACTACTTCGCGCGACCGACGCTCCAGTACTCGGTCTACCAGCAGATCGAGGACGTCAGGGACCACGAGAAGGCCCACGTCGACGCGCTCACCGAGACCATCGAGCAGCTCGGTGGGACGCCCGTCGAACCCGCCGACTACGAGTTCCCGTACGACTCGATGGAGGAGTTCGTCGCCGTCGCCGACCGCCTCGAAACCGTCGGGGTCTCGGCCTACGCCGGCGCGGCACCCATGATCGACAGCGAGGAGGTCCTCAAGGCCGCACTCTCGATCCACAGCGTCGAGGCCAACCACTCGACGTACTTCCAGCTCCTCCACCTCCAGCGTCCCGCGCCGAACGCGTTCAACCCGGCGCGGACGATGGACCAGGTGCTCCCGATCGCCAAGCAGTTCATCGTCGGTGCCGAGGGCGGCAGCGGCGACGACTCCGAGGGTGACGACGCCGACGTGATCCGCCAGACCACCGTCCAGCTCTCGGGCGACAAGGAAGTCCCGCCGGTCGACACCGACGCCAGCGGCGAGGCGGGGCTCACGCTCGTCAGGCGACAGGACGGCAGCTACGCGGTGCGATACGACCTCTCGGTGATGAACATCGAGGACGTCACGGCGGCCCACTTCCATCTCGGCGGGTCCGAGGAGAACGGCCCGGTCGTCGCCTTCCTCTACGGTCCGAACGAGGACGGCACCAGCGAGGACGGCCAGATCGCGAGCGGCACGATCACGGAGTCAGACCTCGTGGGGCCGCTCGAAGGCAAGACCGTCGCCGACCTGCAGTCGATGGCCGACGAGGGGCTCTACGTGAACGTTCACACCAAAGCCAACCCCGACGGCGAGCTCCGCGGCCAGGTCCCGCTCGAATAG
- a CDS encoding nucleoside hydrolase — protein MKDLLVDCDPGHDDAMALLLALASDRVDLTAVTTVAGNQTIEKTTRNACRVLTLADRTDVPVARGMGAPLVRDQVTAGWVHGESGLDGADLPEPGTEPIERHAVETIVETAAESGALHIGPVGPLTNVAVALRKHPDVVDDIERIVLMGGTTGDGNVTPAAEFNVFADPEAAKVVFEADVDVTMVGLNVTRKARLDRDHVTRIRELNTEVTTVVADLLTYFLDVHEASFERDGVPIHDACAVAEVVDPGILDTEYTFATVETRGESTYGRTVADVRGVNDEWPNVEAPNTHVALDIDTEAFVETFLEALETY, from the coding sequence ATGAAGGACCTCCTCGTCGACTGCGACCCGGGCCACGACGACGCGATGGCGCTCTTACTCGCGCTCGCGTCCGACCGGGTCGACCTCACGGCCGTCACGACGGTCGCCGGCAACCAGACGATCGAAAAGACGACTCGAAACGCCTGCCGCGTGCTGACCCTGGCCGACCGCACCGACGTCCCCGTCGCCCGCGGTATGGGAGCCCCGCTGGTTCGCGACCAGGTCACCGCCGGCTGGGTCCACGGCGAGAGCGGCCTCGACGGGGCGGATCTCCCCGAGCCGGGAACGGAACCGATCGAACGACACGCCGTCGAGACGATCGTCGAAACCGCCGCCGAGAGCGGGGCGCTCCACATCGGGCCCGTCGGGCCGCTCACGAACGTCGCCGTCGCGCTCCGGAAGCATCCGGACGTCGTCGACGATATCGAGCGGATAGTGCTGATGGGTGGCACCACCGGGGACGGGAACGTCACGCCGGCCGCGGAGTTCAACGTCTTCGCCGACCCGGAGGCGGCGAAGGTGGTCTTCGAAGCCGACGTCGACGTCACGATGGTCGGGCTGAACGTCACCCGCAAGGCCCGCCTCGACCGTGACCACGTGACACGGATCCGCGAACTGAACACCGAGGTCACGACGGTCGTCGCGGACCTGTTGACCTACTTCCTCGACGTCCACGAGGCCTCGTTCGAGCGAGACGGCGTCCCGATCCACGACGCGTGTGCCGTCGCCGAGGTCGTCGACCCGGGGATCCTCGACACCGAGTACACCTTCGCGACCGTGGAGACGAGGGGCGAGTCGACCTACGGTCGAACGGTCGCCGACGTTCGTGGGGTGAACGACGAGTGGCCGAACGTCGAGGCTCCGAACACCCACGTCGCGCTCGACATCGATACCGAGGCGTTCGTCGAGACGTTTCTGGAGGCGCTCGAAACGTACTAG